A region of Drosophila mauritiana strain mau12 chromosome 3L, ASM438214v1, whole genome shotgun sequence DNA encodes the following proteins:
- the LOC117140524 gene encoding histone-lysine N-methyltransferase Suv4-20 isoform X1: MPSRRVGGGTTKRKHSLGNLRRAHPASGATWNVQVVRGKMSSKCLWHACRALILGLTLMLLGAGMATLGYYADHLSMGSELRGNVTVRVKNDLKGFHLNNFAYVGPIVMGFGGFIVVASCVMTFEARDSAAKVVPARLRAGGGGSSKNPSRSNQGSSASQRRGMGAQYQSSRWDQHFGVFRSSPGDPHQQPQTACISTTHPHQHSHPQQPFDREALTAELVQFSRSLSASNRFSPQWRRLSGAGSAPDLSGSHAHANTTNSTNATNHQNPTTTVTTNYCNLLSLNRLSPLDWELYCSHRRHRRHHHRHSHHHHHHHKSSSSSVRRVRPVRPGLGAGSQPSGGGGGGGGAGSSSSARIISNSSSLIQRATRECSLLQPPAASRVYWQASSFDGGSNHPPGLAMSSSAEKRSERNKRSDTAKRHVLSRQRPIEQEEARDHSRSPLGHRRNSTMSDSSYSGRWTARCASIASRTSSIESRRVQVDLHSPEVMPKSILRSPKRYSSGPSATPSVEKEFRSQLSVCSEPPPPVRQLSGQSSMEPAVPEESLDQSEEQEENSPPKASYEEITELQHHTSSLPPKKARPGFLPLARSEQEEDPRPVANPLYRSNSSRQFYRPKKGVQNERDDSVFYIRSMERGLAGNGACGSADEQMYDSLRVINERRTTLLKADSQGSLGSAERKLSSFSLKMPEITERENSIEIEMDADELHPSSPPSPPPPPPPPVNPQATESIQDQDP, from the exons ATGCCCTCTCGTCGCGTTGGTGGTGGCACCACCAAGAGGAAGCACTCGCTGGGTAACCTGCGACGGGCTCATCCCGCCTCCGGAGCCACATGGAACGTCCAGGTGGTGCGGGGCAAGATGTCCTCGAAGTGCTTGTGGCACGCCTGTCGTGCCCTGATCCTGGGTCTCACCCTGATGCTCCTCGGCGCCGGCATGGCCACTTTGGGCTACTACGCGGATCACCTTTCGATGGGTTCCGAGTTGCGGGGGAATGTCACCGTGCGGGTGAAGAACGACCTCAAGGGCTTCCACTTGAACAACTTCGCGTACGTGGGCCCCATTGTCATGGGCTTCGGAGGCTTCATCGTGGTGGCCTCCTGCGTGATGACCTTCGAGGCACGGGACTCCGCCGCTAAGGTCGTTCCAGCAAGGTTGAGAGCTGGAGGAGGCGGCAGCAGCAAGAATCCCTCGCGGAGCAACCAAGGAAGCTCCGCGTCACAGCGTCGCGGGATGG GTGCCCAGTACCAGTCGAGTCGTTGGGATCAGCACTTCGGGGTGTTCCGCTCCTCGCCGGGCGATCCTCACCAGCAGCCGCAGACCGCCTGCATCTCCACCACACATCCGCATCAGCACTCGCATCCGCAGCAGCCATTCGATCGCGAGGCACTCACCGCCGAACTGGTCCAGTTCTCCAGGTCACTCAG TGCATCCAATCGCTTTAGTCCCCAGTGGCGCCGCCTTTCGGGGGCAGGTTCCGCTCCGGATTTGTCCGGATCCCATGCTCATGCTAATACCACCAACTCCACCAATGCCACAAACCACCAAAACCCAACCACCACAGTCACCACTAATTACTGCAATTTGCTCTCACTGAATCGATTGTCGCCGCTGGATTGGGAACTGTATTGCTCGCACCGCCGTCACCGTCgtcaccaccaccgccactcgcaccaccaccaccaccaccacaaatCCTCAAGCAGCAGTGTGCGACGAGTGCGCCCAGTGCGACCGGGCCTGGGAGCGGGATCGCAACCCTccggtggaggaggaggaggaggaggagctggctCCTCTTCGTCGGCCCGCATCATCAGCAATTCCTCCAGCCTGATCCAGAGGGCCACCAGGGAGTGCTCCCTGCTCCAGCCCCCAGCTGCCAGTCGTGTCTACTGGCAGGCCTCCTCCTTTGACGGCGGCAGCAATCATCCGCCCGGATTGGCCATGAGTTCCAGCGCGGAGAAGCGCAGTGAGCGGAACAAGCGGTCGGACACCGCCAAGCGGCACGTTCTCTCCCGGCAACGACCCATCGAGCAGGAGGAGGCGCGGGATCACAGTCGCAGTCCGCTGGGACACAGACG GAACTCCACAATGTCGGACTCCTCGTATAGCGGCCGCTGGACGGCTCGCTGTGCTTCCATCGCCAGTCGAACATCCAGTATCGAGTCTCGGCGAGTTCAAGTGGATCTTCATAGTCCCGAGGTGATGCCCAAATCCATTCTCCGTTCGCCCAAGCGCTACAGCTCGGGTCCATCGGCCACGCCCTCCGTGGAGAAGGAGTTTCG GAGTCAGTTATCAGTATGCTCGGAGCCACCGCCACCGGTGCGCCAGCTGTCGGGCCAGTCCAGCATGGAGCCGGCCGTTCCCGAGGAGAGTCTGGATCAGtcggaggagcaggaggagaaCTCACCGCCCAAGGCGTCCTACGAGGAGATCACCGAACTGCAGCACCACACGAGCAGCTTGCCGCCGAAGAAGGCTCGTCCGGGATTCCTGCCCCTCGCGCGCAGCGAGCAGGAGGAGGATCCGAGACCAGTGGCCAATCCGCTGTACAGGAGCAATAGTTCCCGCCAGTTCTACAGGCCCAAGAAAGGAGTGCAAAACGAGCGGGATGATTCCGTGTTCTACATACGATCCATGGAAAGGGGATTGGCTGGAAACGGTGCGTGTGGCAGTGCGGATGAGCAGATGTACGATTCCCTGAGGGTCATCAACGAGAGGAGGACCACTTTGCTGAAAGCCGACTCCCAGGGCTCCTTGGGATCTGCGGAACGAAAGTTGAGCAGCTTCTCCCTCAAAATGCCGGAGATCACGGAGCGCGAGAACTCGATTGAGATCGAAATGGATGCGGATGAGCTGCATCCAAGTAGCCCGCCTTCTCCTCCCCCGCCTCCTCCACCACCGGTCAATCCCCAAGCAACTGAATCAATCCAGGATCAGGATCCCTAG
- the LOC117140524 gene encoding uncharacterized protein LOC117140524 isoform X2: protein MPSRRVGGGTTKRKHSLGNLRRAHPASGATWNVQVVRGKMSSKCLWHACRALILGLTLMLLGAGMATLGYYADHLSMGSELRGNVTVRVKNDLKGFHLNNFAYVGPIVMGFGGFIVVASCVMTFEARDSAAKVVPARLRAGGGGSSKNPSRSNQGSSASQRRGMGAQYQSSRWDQHFGVFRSSPGDPHQQPQTACISTTHPHQHSHPQQPFDREALTAELVQFSRSLSSVRRVRPVRPGLGAGSQPSGGGGGGGGAGSSSSARIISNSSSLIQRATRECSLLQPPAASRVYWQASSFDGGSNHPPGLAMSSSAEKRSERNKRSDTAKRHVLSRQRPIEQEEARDHSRSPLGHRRNSTMSDSSYSGRWTARCASIASRTSSIESRRVQVDLHSPEVMPKSILRSPKRYSSGPSATPSVEKEFRSQLSVCSEPPPPVRQLSGQSSMEPAVPEESLDQSEEQEENSPPKASYEEITELQHHTSSLPPKKARPGFLPLARSEQEEDPRPVANPLYRSNSSRQFYRPKKGVQNERDDSVFYIRSMERGLAGNGACGSADEQMYDSLRVINERRTTLLKADSQGSLGSAERKLSSFSLKMPEITERENSIEIEMDADELHPSSPPSPPPPPPPPVNPQATESIQDQDP, encoded by the exons ATGCCCTCTCGTCGCGTTGGTGGTGGCACCACCAAGAGGAAGCACTCGCTGGGTAACCTGCGACGGGCTCATCCCGCCTCCGGAGCCACATGGAACGTCCAGGTGGTGCGGGGCAAGATGTCCTCGAAGTGCTTGTGGCACGCCTGTCGTGCCCTGATCCTGGGTCTCACCCTGATGCTCCTCGGCGCCGGCATGGCCACTTTGGGCTACTACGCGGATCACCTTTCGATGGGTTCCGAGTTGCGGGGGAATGTCACCGTGCGGGTGAAGAACGACCTCAAGGGCTTCCACTTGAACAACTTCGCGTACGTGGGCCCCATTGTCATGGGCTTCGGAGGCTTCATCGTGGTGGCCTCCTGCGTGATGACCTTCGAGGCACGGGACTCCGCCGCTAAGGTCGTTCCAGCAAGGTTGAGAGCTGGAGGAGGCGGCAGCAGCAAGAATCCCTCGCGGAGCAACCAAGGAAGCTCCGCGTCACAGCGTCGCGGGATGG GTGCCCAGTACCAGTCGAGTCGTTGGGATCAGCACTTCGGGGTGTTCCGCTCCTCGCCGGGCGATCCTCACCAGCAGCCGCAGACCGCCTGCATCTCCACCACACATCCGCATCAGCACTCGCATCCGCAGCAGCCATTCGATCGCGAGGCACTCACCGCCGAACTGGTCCAGTTCTCCAGGTCACTCAG CAGTGTGCGACGAGTGCGCCCAGTGCGACCGGGCCTGGGAGCGGGATCGCAACCCTccggtggaggaggaggaggaggaggagctggctCCTCTTCGTCGGCCCGCATCATCAGCAATTCCTCCAGCCTGATCCAGAGGGCCACCAGGGAGTGCTCCCTGCTCCAGCCCCCAGCTGCCAGTCGTGTCTACTGGCAGGCCTCCTCCTTTGACGGCGGCAGCAATCATCCGCCCGGATTGGCCATGAGTTCCAGCGCGGAGAAGCGCAGTGAGCGGAACAAGCGGTCGGACACCGCCAAGCGGCACGTTCTCTCCCGGCAACGACCCATCGAGCAGGAGGAGGCGCGGGATCACAGTCGCAGTCCGCTGGGACACAGACG GAACTCCACAATGTCGGACTCCTCGTATAGCGGCCGCTGGACGGCTCGCTGTGCTTCCATCGCCAGTCGAACATCCAGTATCGAGTCTCGGCGAGTTCAAGTGGATCTTCATAGTCCCGAGGTGATGCCCAAATCCATTCTCCGTTCGCCCAAGCGCTACAGCTCGGGTCCATCGGCCACGCCCTCCGTGGAGAAGGAGTTTCG GAGTCAGTTATCAGTATGCTCGGAGCCACCGCCACCGGTGCGCCAGCTGTCGGGCCAGTCCAGCATGGAGCCGGCCGTTCCCGAGGAGAGTCTGGATCAGtcggaggagcaggaggagaaCTCACCGCCCAAGGCGTCCTACGAGGAGATCACCGAACTGCAGCACCACACGAGCAGCTTGCCGCCGAAGAAGGCTCGTCCGGGATTCCTGCCCCTCGCGCGCAGCGAGCAGGAGGAGGATCCGAGACCAGTGGCCAATCCGCTGTACAGGAGCAATAGTTCCCGCCAGTTCTACAGGCCCAAGAAAGGAGTGCAAAACGAGCGGGATGATTCCGTGTTCTACATACGATCCATGGAAAGGGGATTGGCTGGAAACGGTGCGTGTGGCAGTGCGGATGAGCAGATGTACGATTCCCTGAGGGTCATCAACGAGAGGAGGACCACTTTGCTGAAAGCCGACTCCCAGGGCTCCTTGGGATCTGCGGAACGAAAGTTGAGCAGCTTCTCCCTCAAAATGCCGGAGATCACGGAGCGCGAGAACTCGATTGAGATCGAAATGGATGCGGATGAGCTGCATCCAAGTAGCCCGCCTTCTCCTCCCCCGCCTCCTCCACCACCGGTCAATCCCCAAGCAACTGAATCAATCCAGGATCAGGATCCCTAG
- the LOC117140522 gene encoding trithorax group protein osa, with amino-acid sequence MASTSSSASTTAGSSVAAGGGAATPISTPSTPQPSGVSSGPGNNGNNNNHHNSTLVSPSGNNNLMTPVQAFTPTGQPVYNPPVYMSAHGGHPHAGAHYPAMIPAPMPSNHVYVNNVTANVNLHGWPHGVPAYMPPGGQHHYIGHGDMPQEQGNTVMPHLQPVPINLAPQGGSPNPHGPRMGGRTRERGRPRGGGPRRNDYHGPRHLQQQQLITLPPQQQLPPPDGTNPGLQLQPDQMGQQLAPPEAHMQHLQQYYAAPPTYAYGPYPSPYFTPQHANMQPPPNATAAQQATGTPLFISGPVMYNPAWFNHGGYIYPMMHPAEYQYVPEDAGQPGVDERGAQPDGGMTQIWHQAPMYAEDFEALQQQQQQQQVAVHPNGGAVSVADELNHNSTSLPSSETSSMISPNYPIYDPQMHEMQQQMGVMQIFDDGQMAALQPIHPGAGPLPQYEDELAECGAPPPGAIPMTWTTAMPLPPDAVQPALLPPPPHHILQQTSPLLIEQPAQLVQAQPPQPPTPTPQQQEQQPHQEQTADKSLTQNNNEVVALDEKLANEKQQQIEFQQKQQEQLQHQQQQIHQLRQQQQEEQQQPQQLQPLQTEKPPTKVPNLVVATVAPQLQQAPLQQHQQQQTSPVVVSPKQQQQQPQAAHQNSYHDQHHLPQQQQPQPQRKPSQQYNQSQQQQVRRKYSSEYNHHHHQHGSSDTGIQTTKTMSWTNSAQHKKSTQSVSVTASPNSVNNGPGVGAASGPAGKANYSHTTKTFTNQQHYQQQHYHTQNSYNNNSSGGSSSNSSSSSSNNQPQVRNYGTMKMPSSPVAWAAPTPERKNSQQAAAAPAAATASASAAPVAITTVTTSTASITASPNQFQPETGNSSASPAVAAAQQQQPAAQQHAQAAQTGAAAAPSKSYSNYAPKKHQSYEPAVLSSVVATSSSANPQPQLNLAPPAPPASQNSSDSSQLSWASLFASNKPVAKVAPYEASKIAQQQPAHPVLQLAPPQPAQVAAAAPAAQPSSPPQNLPLPTAHQQSQLPAPVPAPTVPLVTPGALSYSAASAQAVPAPSPASASVKPLKPEPPRPVQQQLDEWTSKYAEYLTRHKTNLAPISLRPRGLTNRSNYCYINSILQALLGCSPFYNLLRSIPKQAAVLSEVKTPTVNAMMSFMTNFSSLPSGLRLRLNNLNKGSQSKGKDEFVGSDLQCDMAFEPTEIYKLWNDSREEHVEGRQEDAEEFLGYVLNKLNDEMLEVIKLIDKPTPQQNGQEPAEPEDGGDVWQMICNNRNKGSVTRQTDFGRTPVSDIFRGELRSRLQREGEHSTDVIQPFFTLQLNIEKAASVKEALEILVGRDQLEGVTGSKTKQEVVAWQQMTLEKLPVVLILHLKYFDYRSDGCTKILKKVDFPVELKIDAKILGSKKTSQKQRAYRLFAVVYHDGKEASKGHYITDVFHTGYSSWLRYDDSSVKPVSEKHVLQPHTPRVPYLLYYRRSDTLPPQQQQTQQQNGGGSGGVVGSSSSSSNAGDNK; translated from the exons ATGGCGTCCACGTCGTCGTCGGCTTCCACGACGGCGGGATCCTCCGTAGCGGCAGGCGGGGGAGCAGCCACGCCCATCTCAACGCCCTCGACGCCCCAGCCGTCTGGCGTGAGCAGCGGACCCGGCAataatggcaacaacaacaaccatcACAACAGCACCCTGGTCTCACCATCCGGGAACAACAACTTGATGACGCCCGTCCAGGCATTCACTCCAACCGGACAGCCAGTGTACAATCCACCCGTCTACATGTCCGCCCACGGAGGACACCCGCACGCCGGAGCCCACTACCCGGCCATGATCCCCGCTCCGATGCCCAGCAACCACGTCTACGTGAACAACGTCACTGCCAATGTGAACCTGCATGGCTGGCCGCACGGGGTTCCGGCTTATATGCCACCCGGAGGTCAGCATCACTACATTGGACACGGCGACATGCCCCAGGAGCAG GGCAACACGGTGATGCCGCACCTGCAGCCAGTGCCCATCAATTTGGCGCCCCAGGGCGGATCTCCGAATCCCCATGGTCCTAGAATGGGCGGACGGACGCGGGAACGCGGTCGCCCCCGTGGAGGTGGACCGCGACGCAATGACTACCATGGGCCACGTcacctccagcagcagcaactgatCACCCttccgccgcagcagcaactgccACCGCCGGACGGAACCAATCCCGGGCTGCAGCTTCAGCCGGATCAGATGGGTCAGCAGCTGGCGCCGCCGGAGGCGCACATGCAGCATCTACAGCAGTACTACGCGGCGCCGCCAACCTACGCCTACGGGCCGTATCCCTCTCCCTACTTCACACCGCAACATGCGAATATGCAGCCTCCGCCCAATGCCACTGCTGCCCAACAGGCCACTGGGACGCCGCTCTTTATCTCGGGACCAGTGATGTATAATCCTGCGTGGTTCAACCACGGTGGGTACATCTACCCCATGATGCACCCGGCCGAGTACCAGTATGTACCCGAAGACGCTGGCCAGCCGGGAGTGGATGAACGTGGAGCTCAGCCGGACGGCGGAATGACCCAGATCTGGCACCAGGCCCCCATGTACGCAGAGGACTTCGAAGcgcttcagcagcagcaacaacagcaacaggtGGCTGTGCATCCCAATGGAGGTGCTGTCAGTGTAGCCGATGAGCTCAACCACAACAGCACATCCCTGCCCTCCTCGGAGACGTCGAGCATGATCAGTCCGAACTACCCCATCTACGATCCCCAGATGCACGAAATGCAGCAGCAAATGGGCGTGATGCAGATCTTCGACGATGGTCAGATGGCCGCCCTGCAGCCAATCCATCCAGGAGCGGGTCCGCTGCCGCAG tACGAGGACGAGCTCGCCGAGTGCGGAGCACCGCCGCCAGGCGCTATTCCGATGACCTGGACTACTGCCATGCCCCTCCCTCCGGATGCAGTCCAGCCAGccctgctgccgccgccgccacatCACATTTTGCAGCAAACGTCGCCCCTGTTAATCGAACAGCCAGCCCAGTTGGTTCAGGCCCAACCTCCGCAGCCACCAACACCCACTCCCCaacagcaggagcaacaaccACATCAGGAGCAAACGG CTGACAAGAGTTTGACACAGAACAACAACGAGGTGGTGGCCTTGGATGAGAAGTTGGCCAacgagaagcagcagcaaatcgAGTTCCAACAGAAGCAAcaggagcaactgcagcatcagcagcagcagattcATCAACtacgacagcagcagcaagaagagcagcagcaaccgcaGCAACTACAGCCGCTGCAAACCGAAAAACCGCCAACGAAAGTGCCAAACCTTGTAGTAGCTACAGTGGCACCTCAGCTGCAACAGGCACCGctgcagcaacatcagcagcagcaaacatCACCGGTGGTGGTGTCgccaaaacagcagcagcagcagccacaagcTGCGCACCAGAATAGCTACCATGATCAGCATCATTtaccgcagcagcagcaaccgcaGCCACAGCGCAAACCCTCGCAGCAATACAATCaatcgcagcagcaacaggtgcGCCGTAAGTACTCCTCAGAGTACAATCACCATCATCACCAGCACGGCAGCAGCGACACGGGCATCCAAACTACCAAGACCATGTCCTGGACCAATTCAGCTCAGCACAAAAAGTCCACGCAGTCGGTTTCGGTCACCGCATCTCCCAATAGTGTAAACAATGGACCTGGAGTGGGTGCTGCAAGTGGACCGGCGGGCAAAGCCAACTACAGCCACACCACTAAGACTTTTACCAACCAGCAGCATTACCAGCAGCAACACTACCACACCCAGAACAGctataacaacaacagcagcggcggaagcagcagcaacagcagttcgagcagcagcaacaaccagcCACAGGTGCGCAACTACGGCACCATGAAGATGCCCTCTTCGCCGGTGGCTTGGGCAGCGCCAACGCCGGAGCGCAAAAACAGCCAACAGGCAGCAGCGgcaccggcagcagcaactgcgTCTGCGTCTGCAGCTCCCGTGGCAATCACAACAGTAACTACCTCAACGGCCAGCATTACGGCTAGCCCAAATCAATTTCAACCGGAGACTGGCAACAGTAGTGCATCACCCGCCGTGGCTGCcgcgcagcaacagcagcctgCAGCACAGCAACATGCGCAGGCCGCAcaaacaggagcagcagcagctccaagCAAGTCCTACAGCAACTATGCTCCTAAAAAGCATCAGAGCTATGAGCCAGCAGTGCTGAGTTCCGTGGTGGCCACCAGTTCATCAGCCAACCCGCAGCCGCAGCTGAATCTTGCCCCACCTGCGCCACCAGCCTCGCAGAACAGCAGCGACAGTTCGCAGCTTTCGTGGGCCAGTTTGTTTGCCAGCAACAAGCCCGTGGCCAAGGTGGCGCCCTACGAGGCCAGCAAAATtgcacagcagcagccagccCATCCAGTGCTCCAATTGGCTCCGCCGCAGCCAGCTCAAGTGGCGGCTGCCGCCCCAGCTGCTCAGCCGTCGTCGCCTCCTCAGAATTTGCCCCTGCCCACGGCTCACCAGCAGTCACAGTTGCCAGCACCTGTGCCGGCTCCCACGGTTCCGCTGGTCACTCCAGGAGCGCTCTCCTATTCTGCTGCATCCGCTCAGGCAGTTCCTGCTCCCAGCCCCGCGTCGGCATCCGTCAAGCCACTCAAGCCGGAACCGCCGCGTCctgtgcagcagcaactggaTGAGTGGACCAGCAAGTACGCCGAGTACCTGACGCGCCACAAGACCAATTTGGCGCCGATCAGCCTGCGTCCCCGAGGACTGACCAACAGGTCCAACTACTGCTACATCAACTCGATCCTGCAGGCCCTGCTCGGCTGCTCGCCGTTCTACAACCTGCTGCGCTCCATTCCCAAGCAGGCTGCTGTCCTGAGCGAGGTCAAAACGCCCACTGTGAACGCCAT GATGTCTTTTATGACCAACTTTTCATCGCTGCCCAGCGGTCTTCGCCTGCGTCTGAACAACCTCAACAAGGGATCGCAAAGCAAGGGCAAGGATGAGTTTGTGGGCTCAGATTTGCAATGCGACATGGCCTTTGAACCCACTGAGATCTACAAGCTGTGGAACGACAGTCGAGAGGAGCATGTCGAAGGTCGTCAAGAGGACGCCGAAGAATTCTTGGGCTACGTTCTAAACAAGCTGAACGACGAGATGCTGGAG GTGATTAAGCTGATTGATAAGCCCACACCCCAGCAAAATGGTCAGGAACCCGCGGAACCAGAGGATGGAGGCGATGTCTGGCAG ATGATTTGCAACAATCGTAATAAGGGCAGCGTTACCCGCCAGACCGACTTCGGACGTACTCCCGTAAGCGATATCTTCCGGGGAGAACTGCGCTCCCGGCTGCAGCGTGAGGGAGAACACTCCACGGATGTGATTCAGCCTTTCTTCACGCTTCAACTGAATATCGAA AAAGCTGCATCTGTGAAGGAGGCACTGGAGATCCTTGTGGGTCGCGATCAGCTGGAGGGAGTCACAGGCAGCAAAACCAAACAGGAGGTGGTGGCCTGGCAGCAGATGACGCTGGAGAAACTACCCGTCGTCCTTATATTGCATTTAAAGTACTTCGACTACCGCTCTGATGGGTGCACAAAGATTTTGAAGAAGGTGGATTTCCCCGTGGAACTAAAGATCGATGCCA AAATCCTCGGCTCAAAGAAGACCTCGCAGAAGCAGCGCGCCTATCGCCTGTTTGCGGTTGTCTATCACGATGGTAAGGAGGCGTCGAAGGGCCACTACATCACGGACGTTTTCCACACAGGCTACAGCAGCTGGCTGCGCTACGACGACAGCTCGGTGAAGCCGGTCAGCGAGAAGCACGTCCTCCAGCCGCACACGCCCCGTGTGCCTTACCTGCTGTACTATCGCCGTTCAGACACCCTGCccccgcagcagcagcaaaccCAGCAGCAGAATGGCGGAGGATCAGGTGGAGTCGTGGGCAGCAGCTCCTCATCATCGAATGCCGGGGATAACAAGTGA